The Cannabis sativa cultivar Pink pepper isolate KNU-18-1 chromosome 8, ASM2916894v1, whole genome shotgun sequence genomic interval AAATTCCCCCAATGGATCAAAATCACAAGCTGGAAAAGCAGAGTGGGTGGTACAAGATGAACCTGGCGTTTACATAACTTTATCCTCTTTGCCAAGCGGGGGTAATGAACTCAGGCGGGTTCGGTTTAGGTATGTTCATGTTGCGACTCTTCTCTCACATAGATATTAGTATATTATAAGTAGTCGAAAACGATGATTACCTGGctaatatgagaaaaataaacTTGAACAAAGAATCTTATTTCACCTTGTTTCTGAATGCACTATTTTATCTCATAGCAATTTTTTGCATGGCCTTTACAATTACAATCACTTAAACATAGTTATATATAATGAGATATTGATAGATAAATTGATGTATTCTTTTTCAAAAACCTATTGCTAAAAGTCTTCAATCTTCCAACATTCTTTCATAGTCGAAAACATTTCACTGAGGAGCAAGCTGAAAATTGGTGGACTGAAAATGGGGCTAGAGTATGCGAAAGAAACAATGTACGAAGTACAGAGTAATGTGCTGCTAGCATGGTGAAAAAGAGAAAGCAAAGACGATATGACAATTCAGTATAATTTCTCCCTGGAATTTGTAAATTTTCCACTTAATCTTCCAGTGGAGTTCACCTTGAAGAAGCTGGGATCAAAACATAGCTATTAGATGGAACATTTGGAATATGCGTAGGAGGTAACGGGTTTCGAAGGAACAGTGAATGTAAAgatgaaaagaaaatatatttttatttttttgacaaatttaGTGTTCATTTTCCTTTTAATCCTCTAACGAGATTCTGCTTGTCAATGTTGGTAGTCTGTAGCGTTTTTCCTATTTTTaacttttgaaaaattattaaatttttcagTATCATCTTTAGATTTGTATGAAGGCTTTCTTTTCCTACCAACGAGGATTAAGAAAATGGTGTGTTCAGTTCACAAGGGGTTATCTTAAGGAATTCAAAAAGGTTGTCCTCAGGGAATGGGATAAGAAGCTATACATACAAGCCAATAATTAGCTACTAAAGAACATCAAAGATTTTGTGTGAAGGAGAAGacatcaaatattatatatatagaagatATGGTTTTTGTTGTACATACATAGATAGTAGCCAGAGCCAAAGCCCCAGAATGCGAAGTGAATATTCATTAAACAAGTGAAGGAAGTAAGTTGCTTAGGTTTTCGTAAAGGGCGTGAGGGTATTAGTTCCCATTGCGGTCCTCTCCGGCTTAAATGGCTGCGTTGAGGCATCAGATAAAGTTGGTAACCTTGAAACACTGCCCTTCCCTTTTCTGGCATTAGGTCCTAACTCCTCTATCATGTATTTCCACCCATCAATGGGTCTCCTCCGACTAAATATGTGAGTCTTTATAAAACTAGCTATCTGAGTACCAAAACACAATGATACAAGACAAATAACCAGCATAGCAGTAAGAAAAGAAAGcaaaaaatagtttaattaaAGCGACTAAAAAATAATGCACAAGTAATTAAGATTACGCAGACCTGGAATTTGCTGTAAGCAATTCGACGCTCGAACTCTTGGAGAAGAATATCCTCCTCCCTCTGTGTCATCTCCCATATATTCCCATCTTCAGTTTTTGATGTCGTTTCCCAACCATCAGGCTTGGCTTTAAACTCACCAGAGCTTGACATTTTTGAGTTTTCCAATTCCTGGTTCACAGAATCGAAAATGCTGCAATTTGTAAAAGCACACACTCACATCAGAATCCAACAAAACAAACACAATAACATAAAAGAAGACGAGACGAAAGGAAGGAACTTACTCTGAACAACTATCAAGTAACCTCTCGATATCATCACCGCCACCACCAACGATGGAATCACCCAATTTCTCCTCTTCCTGCTTCTCAATCTCCTTCATCCATAACCCCGCATGAATTCTCTGTTTCTTCAATCTGTAATCTCTCTTCATATTCTCTAAGCTATATAGCGACCCACTTCCACTTTCGCTCTCTGGATTCAGTTTTTCTGGTTGTTTCTGGGTCTTACTTGACGATTTACGTCTCTGGCTCCAATTATCGTTCATGTCTTCCACAAACGCCTTCGTCTCGGAATCGACGTCCGATGGGAGAGCAATGGGGGAATCCAATGGGGCTGAGAAATTAACGTCGGCCTCCCATGGAGCTCGAGGGGATTTTTCCGAAACTTCCTCGGGGATCCAAGCAGTCTCCCAGGCGTTGTTCCAGTCGTCCTTGTACTTGTCATTTCGGTTGGAGGAGAATTCTCTGAAACTTGGCTTGACAATGGCAACAGGAGAGAATCTATGGAGTTGAGAGTTTCTTACTATGCGTTGAAAAGTATTCATTGAAATTTCCACTTTAACGAAATGAAACCTGACTGACACACCTGAAGTTGAAATTAGTTTCCTTCTTCTCTGTTTTCGGTTGATGCTGGAAACAGAATGTCAAAGCTTAAACCCTACTGTGACTTTCAACTCAAATTAGAACTTGGGCCGTTAGAACAGGCCCAATTCGGTTTTGATGTGGTAAAATTTAGGACCAAGATGCAAAATGGTCATACAACtataattaagttaataaatgtctatttttataaaaaattaaaaaaatgtccATTCTGTTAAAGTTTGATGatgaaattacaattataaccttgaataattaagtgtttgaatagttattttgcacaatagtatatcatttttatgtgtaatagtatattaaaaaattgtggtatattattttaatgtgctatggtatataatgaacgaaagacgaaaattaaaaaaatgtggaatattagtttaagtttaaggtatagttatatttcactaggaaatattgtctttatgttcatttgtatatcatgaaggaaagaaaaagaaaaaaaaaacatgtggaatattaaattaagtttttggtatatatatatatttaatccaCTATACTAgtagtatattaatttttcactatagtatttatgcttatgattgtaaaatatagttttatatgctattgtatatcgtggaaaaaaaaatcatttaatagtatattagtttaagtttatggtatattCATATTGGTGTAAGGTATATCGTTTGTATGTGATATGATATATCGTGAaggatagaaagaaaaaaaaattattaaatattactttaagttttcagtattttttttttattttgtacggTATATCTTTATTATGTGCtatgatatattaataaataaatagagtggtatattatttttatttgctaTGGTATATcatgaaagaaagagaaaaaaaaaacttgtggaagtttatttaagttttttttatttatttatttgactaTAGAATTGTTGTGGTATATTCATATTACTCTAAGGTATagtatttgtatgttatattatatatcatgaaggaaagaaataaaaataaaattaaaagaattgaataatagtttaGTATTTGGTATAATTATTTGCACTATGatatattgtttttatgtgtaataatatactaagaaaaaaaattgaaagaaaatatattagttTAATATTGTGGTATATTGTTTTAATGTGCTATAGTATAATGAACGAAAGAGGGAAAAAACAtgaaatattagtttaagtatGAGGAATAGTTATATTTGATTGAGatatattgattttatgttcattggaggtatattattttttcaccGCGCAAACAgtagaacaaataaaaaaaaataaagttgagcttcatttatataactaagggcattttaggtattaatatttataaaaggccatttacttcatttttttaaaaattgacatTAACTTTCATTAGTGTGAGATTTAAGGTCATTTGTTACAATttccctaaaaacataaaataaaattcaatataatactatacaatacaatacggtgTAATACGTCGTACCAAACAAATTCttaaagaatatgaaaataaaggtaaaaattaaaataagtaaagtaaagtgggtatacaatgtaatttcctcTAAAATTTAggggtttttacaaaaatactaaattttgagtaaaaatttataattttactgtcacgcagaattttttacaaaaatattatatttttataaacaaccgtaaaataataaaacagaacaattaaaacaacagtaaaacaattaaaaaataactgtgaaaacttaatacagtacacagtataaaacttacagagtattttaaaaaaaaatctgccccacagtaaaaaaatactaaaataaaaataaaaatttcaatatgtaatataaaaattgctaaaatttacaaaattatgatttttataCTAAATACGAATTAtagtctctttttttttttttaatttaaaaattgattttatggAATTTCCATTGCTAGGGGAAGCAAAtgttttcaaattatttttctcttctATTATTGTATTTGTttacttcttttttattttatttcctgcATCCGAGAACCCCATGCAAATCACAACGAAAATTTAAGTTCTAATTACCTACTCTCAACAAAGGATGAACAAAAGAATGAAGATGTTAGAAGAAAGATGTAAAATCTACATCAAAAGATAGCTACCACATGAGAGAGAAATTTGGAGGATGACAAGTTTGATGAAGAATCCCATTTCTTAAGGGAAATTCAAGTTAAACTACTTCCACCAAATTTCAAGGAGCCTTGTATGACGCCATATGATGATACAATTGGTCTAAAGTACCATCTAGGAGCTTTTAACGAGCTAATGAAGGTCACACTTAGAGGAGTCACATATAAGTGGTTCAAAAGGCTTGGGCTAGTAACAATTACATATTGGAAGCAATTTTTGGAGGAATTCCTTCAACAACATCGGCCAGCAAGTGATCACGTTATGCATGTGATAAGTATCACAAATGTGAAGCAAGGGGAACGAGAAAGCTTGCGAAGATACATCCAGCGCTTTAACATCGAAGTTGCCAAAGTTGGGAGGATATCCGACGACGAACTTACGTTTGTTATAGCCGCTGGAGTACGCCTTGGAAGTAGACTACGGGAGAAGATGTTGAAAAGGGAATTGGATGGCGTAGAAGACTTCTATGAGAGAGCGAAAAAGTACATCCATGTCGAGGAGGGAAATCGAATCTTCAAAATGGATACAAAGGAGTGATCTTCGGGAAGCTCATCAAATCCCTACAGGGTCTATTAGACAACACCCACAACACTCATAAGCTGATGAATCCAAGTGAAACCTCCActctgttagaaattattttaccaggatctagatttactaagaTGTATGTTGATTATGATTCTATAAtcaaacaccctaaatatgaatttcatcatacgataaaataaacatatataaagtttagaaaatcttacattgatggAAACAGAATAATAATGACTCTtttcattcagatctctagcccttaattcctttctgtagtagagcattatcaaaatCGAAGCATGGATCTTCCTTCTTTTAGTTTGGTAAACCaaagtcttccacactatgattgagtacttgacttgataTGAGTGAGCatggtactctatcactaatggcTTCAAatttgatgatgaagaagaaggaaaTCAAAATACAAAGGAGGCTTTCAATTTTCTAATTGTCTGGcaaagaatgaaaactaggtttttagTTAAATAAGAATGAAAGCCATCTTATTcattttatagtatttcaactagggtttaggatttaaattatatggattaaaaagataaaataatagcaaaatatttttaagtggTCGACCATAGTAGTGGGCctcactagttacaattttgtcattttattcaacaatttatcttttcttcCACTAAtgtcatattttccaatttcaattctataaatgtcaaaattatttatttaataattataattaattatcaaataaaatttctatttaccttatttattaattagatcatACAAAGTCtcctaattaacaaataaattttaaaacctcttttcttcacaattaagcccttgcttagtgaaaattactAAATAAATCATAGTCTAATCTAAaactataattgattaattaaaactaattaactgagtctacaagcagtattatctcaactagtgtgacCATGACCCTATGTAATCAAGCTTACAATAAGTagttctagaatttaccaagtgaattctctaacttattaattcttcctgACTCTACTATAgcttcagaattgcactcttaattacATAGAGCACACTATTACCAAAAATAGAATCGATTTGAATTACCATTGTTTCAATTCAAATAggcaaagatcctctatagatgatctacatcgagtagggataaatttaccgttttacccttcaatatattttatctttaaaacacttagctacatataaatgatattttagtaaaataatataattactaaaatgaggtctcaatcatttatctctattaagtcaagctcgaaggaaatcatcatttcacttataTGCAtttataaaagctatagattctatatctatgattagcgctcacACTCAGGGACGGACACACTAATAAGAttgtgggggctatagcccccactaaaaaaaaagttagtgtgaaaaaaaattaaatattttctatttaattaaattattatacaacaaaatagtaaaaagcccccacaaaatagttataattttaatgtaaagtaaataataaatatttttataacaattaagCCCCCACAGATCAAAAATTCTGGGTCCGTCACTGCtcacactcaattgcactactatgttcccaagatgtaagtattgggcCAATCTATTGGTCAACTTTAACGAACAACtccaataacataaataacatagTTGAGATCAaatctaaccatatcaagattaagatctattgacctaagatcaactaaccGATATTGATTTGGATAGAtttaacagtaagtttatgatatcttatccaagtttaATATCGATCCAGTtcaatgtatacttcatacatccgatcctagcatactttaccaatgtcctggaaaggacataacacttatccaaggtgtaagtaggctttatcgttgattatcatgtcagtgtaaatccaatgtaCTAACAAATCACAAGATATAAACATTGaaacatgtaatcataattgtattccaatgtgttgataacactataatcatgaataactatatgcCTTGGAttttgttgacctcgcttttgtccaacgacagtgagtctagATTGTAAGCGAGAAGTAGTATGATGTATATGTAATATAATGAAGTAAATAAATACAtgagaattttatagaggttcagccccgcgcagttcagtaatagcctaatcctcttggtttgtattgacttaagaacaaggaataTAATCCATTTTCTTAGAGCTTTTACAATgttatctctgaatatgaattcttagataagTTTTTCGACCTTTTGCCCAGTGAGTatgaatcactatttatagggctataagctTCAGAGGGAAGAATTTTCCTTCTGATTACAATTGATATAATTGGAAAGATTACATattaaatacagaatacactaaTCAAGGGATTCAGACAGCTTTCCATATCTCTGTGATCTGATCCCAAAATTTCAGGGATTTCTTCGGTGACTCGCGATGTGAAAGTTGAAATTGCTAAGTGCTGGCATGCTGTTTGGATTGCTCACTGTCCAGTTAAGAAGGCTTCGTCTGAGCGAGTATATGTGGTGCTCTGTTCGGCATATCTCTTGCGAGCAGGTTCATAAAGTAAATTTcacgtgtcaccatcatgtaatgccacgttagagtgcaaaaattggtataacattttcccccaagtctgtacgggactttcgaagttgcgtgtagacttcatccgagctgtCCTTGCATTTGAATGGGTGATACGTGTTAGGCGCGTCTGTTCGCAATTCGATGTGAGGCTGACCAGGCGTCCCTTCAATTTTCGGCTAATTAATGTTGTAACTCAATTAATGCCTCAAAACCcaaatttctctctccacgTTTGACGGTTACACTTGATTATATTTGATTCCCAATATTTTCTTTTGGGGGGAATCAATGCGTCTAATGCATTTAAAATGATTACCcttttttttcttcacttttttgcctataaatagggcTGAACATCATTCACGAATTTAATTTTACCAATTTCTCCATTAAACAAACTCAGAGCAAAAAAGGTTTTCACTTCAAGTCAGTCGTGAGATTTCTACCAAAAGCATCCAAGCAGCTCCGTTTGGACCGAACCCAGACGTCGAACAGTGAGTAAGTTTTCAATCCCTTCTTCTTTTTACTTTTCATGTTTAATTTCTGGGTTTCAAATATGCGTTCTTGACCTTGCTGTAGAAGATAGGTAGAAAATCTAGGTTTCAAACTTCGCAATTTTCTTTGTAATAATCTGTAACACTTTGCGGTTCATGACGTTGGCCTTTTGATCGCACATTGTCTGTCTTTCACCTTGCTTATTCAAAGCTTCTAAAATTTAGCCCTAAcctcaaaaatttcaaacttttggGTTTTGACTTATTTTTGAATATATTTCATTcttttaatctgttgagtactcgtGGTCAGCATATTTGCCTATTTATTGTTCGGTATtccgaccaaacactcatctcgtgtgttgtcttttgtagatgaaccctggtGAGTTTTGGGGAAGCGAACACCGAATTGACCAGGACCTGCTTCAACTTTTGTacgaggatcatcctcgtcttcgtGCCAGTCTGTCCTCTTCAAGTGACAGACTCTCCAATTCATGCTTCAAAGATTGGGAGGTGAGTAGTGAACGCTCTTCTACTCCTGAACCCAAAGTGCAACACCAATATTACTCCGAGCAGATCGCTGGAGAGGGCTACGACCGCTTCATTTGGGAGTTGAAGAAAGGTTGGAGGCGTTATCTGCTGTCCAACTGGACATACGTTGTCTGGCCAGGTGTTGTTGACACTTTGCCTGTTGGCCGTCCAAGTTCAGGGAACTTTGGTATTCCCAGTGCTGTTTCTGCTGTCACGGTTGCTCGGAATCACCCTAGTATATGTCCAGCAATAGGATGATGGCTCGAACAAAGcaaactgtaacaccctaactagcctaggcgtgttaacgtgattttaaacttgctgtgcag includes:
- the LOC115700563 gene encoding protein GAMETE CELL DEFECTIVE 1, mitochondrial gives rise to the protein MNTFQRIVRNSQLHRFSPVAIVKPSFREFSSNRNDKYKDDWNNAWETAWIPEEVSEKSPRAPWEADVNFSAPLDSPIALPSDVDSETKAFVEDMNDNWSQRRKSSSKTQKQPEKLNPESESGSGSLYSLENMKRDYRLKKQRIHAGLWMKEIEKQEEEKLGDSIVGGGGDDIERLLDSCSDIFDSVNQELENSKMSSSGEFKAKPDGWETTSKTEDGNIWEMTQREEDILLQEFERRIAYSKFQIASFIKTHIFSRRRPIDGWKYMIEELGPNARKGKGSVSRLPTLSDASTQPFKPERTAMGTNTLTPFTKT